One genomic window of Arachis hypogaea cultivar Tifrunner chromosome 8, arahy.Tifrunner.gnm2.J5K5, whole genome shotgun sequence includes the following:
- the LOC112707803 gene encoding uncharacterized protein, translating into MSKETEFLSRLAANHLHLAQFEPLRAVLLALRPRNRDLARRILQTLVARSGRFHNILWSPSCPSPSLLTYLSTLELLQFDNASSPWGFDSETLRFRAEFLLFVQNLIDLVPEPSDDEELRRCRRVLDGVLELGVKRLRVDGDDDDVGVGDFERSESSANASVATVVEEGELMSLRRMVLDHAGVFDALCGNVYKQIKRWESEDRGLEVTVKRGEGGGVVVEEEEEGAEEEGDVRVLGWILRTIQVIHLGAMRESLEKGDTQGAVSHIRFLHFDYGVEQSEYRIVLKDLLKVVLSRTEEFGDSWNTMRNQLLGIFSEALSSYCNDIVQMIQGIHDELLSEEIELDRVQSDKFIPRPLVRLQRYVAEPKASKNLDDEALFPSEVIRSFKTDMYHYARVSGLHVLECIMDTALSAVEREQLEEASNVLQLFPHLQPLIAAMGWDLLAGKISARRKLMQFLWTSKSQVIRLEESSLYGNKSDEMSCVEHLCDTLCYQLDLAAFVACVNSGHAWSSKFSLMFSGKEQLELGDGDVYSDPFVENFVLERLSVQSPLRVLFDVVPGIKFQEAIELISMQPIASTLEAWKRKQDVDLMHMRYALESIVLALGAMERSTSDEIGNHQAVPLSHLKDLQSHLDAISNLPRKIFMVNVIISLLHMDNVSINLMHCGSPWSNSKLSSACSLEDDYPTRTEGANKMVISFTSLLLDILSRNIPTSEIELENTLSDSVNTATRQALEWRISISKRFIEEWEWRLSILQHLLPLSERQWRWKEALTVLRAAPSKLLNLCMQKAKFDIGEEAVHRFSLSAEDKATLELAEWVDSACNKEDDVVSRVHDLDFSSLRSQLGPLATILLCIDVAATSAKSAKMSQQLLDQAQTMLSEIYPGGSAKDGSTYWDQILEVGVISLSRRLLKRLHEFLEQDNPPALQAILSGEIIITSPKESHRQEQRERALALLHQMIEDAHMDKRQFLSGKLHNLARAVADEETEPSTTTRGEGLYADRGVIATHSDKDIILGLGLRVAKQIPLSSSGGETGQHSAGYDIKDYGKRIFAPLTAKP; encoded by the exons ATGTCGAAGGAAACGGAGTTTCTCTCTCGCCTCGCCGCGAACCACCTCCACCTCGCGCAATTCGAGCCCCTCCGCGCCGTCCTCCTCGCCCTCCGCCCTCGCAACCGCGACCTCGCCCGCCGCATCCTCCAAACCCTCGTTGCCCGATCTGGCCGCTTCCACAACATCCTCTGGTCCCCCTCATGCCCCTCCCCTTCCCTCCTCACATACCTCTCCACCCTCGAATTGCTCCAATTCGATAACGCCTCTTCCCCTTGGGGATTCGACTCCGAAACGCTGCGTTTTCGCGCCGAGTTTCTGCTTTTCGTGCAGAATTTGATCGACCTGGTTCCAGAACCTTCGGATGATGAAGAATTAAGAAGGTGTAGGAGAGTTCTTGATGGTGTTTTGGAGCTTGGTGTGAAGAGGTTGAGAGTGGACGGTGACGATGATGATGTTGGCGTTGGGGATTTTGAGAGGAGTGAAAGTTCTGCTAATGCGAGCGTTGCGACTGTGGTTGAGGAAGGTGAGTTGATGAGTTTGAGGAGGATGGTTTTGGATCATGCGGGTGTTTTTGATGCTCTGTGTGGGAATGTGTATAAGCAGATTAAGCGGTGGGAGAGTGAGGACCGTGGATTGGAGGTCACTGTCAAGCGAGGGGAGGGTGGCGgagtggtggtggaggaggaggaggagggggcgGAGGAGGAAGGGGATGTTAGGGTTCTTGGTTGGATACTGAGGACTATTCAGGTTATTCATTTGGGTGCTATGAGGGAGAGTCTTGAAAAGGGGGATACACAAGGAGCGGTTTCCCATATTCGTTTTTTACATTTTGATTATGGAGTGGAGCAATCTGAGTACCG CATAGTTTTGAAAGATCTCCTGAAAGTGGTTTTATCAAGAACTGAAGAGTTTGGGGACTCTTGGAATACCATGCGTAATCAGTTACTAGGGATTTTTAGTGAAGCTCTTTCATCATATTGCAATGACATCGTTCAAATGATACAG GGTATTCATGACGAGCTACTGTCTGAAGAGATAGAATTGGATAGAGTTCAATCTGACAAGTTTATTCCACGTCCTCTTGTACGTCTTCAAAGATATGTAGCAGAACCAAAGGCTAGTAAGAATTTAGATGATGAAGCATTATTCCCAAGTGAGGTAATCAGATCTTTTAAGACAGATATGTATCATTATGCTCGTGTTTCTGGACTCCATGTTCTTGAGTGTATTATGGATACAGCCCTGTCGGCTGTGGAGAGGGAGCAACTGGAAGAAGCAAGCAAT GTCCTCCAATTGTTTCCCCATCTTCAGCCTTTGATAGCTGCCATGGGTTGGGATTTGTTGGCTGGTAAAATATCAGCACGGaggaaattaatgcaatttctCTGGACAAGTAAGTCACAAGTAATTCGGCTTGAAGAATCTTCTCTTTATGGTAATAAATCAGATGAG ATGTCCTGTGTCGAGCATCTATGTGATACCTTATGTTATCAGCTTGATCTTGCTGCTTTTGTTGCCTGTGTGAACTCTGGACATGCTTGGAGTTCCAAATTCTCATTGATGTTCTCTGGAAAAGAACAGCTGGAGCTTGGAGATGGAGATGTTTATTCTGATCCTTTTGTTGAGAACTTTGTCTTGGAAAGACTTTCGGTCCAAAGTCCTCTTAGG GTACTTTTTGATGTTGTCCCAGGCATAAAATTCCAAGAAGCCATTGAGTTGATCAGTATGCAACCCATTGCCTCTACTCTAGAAGCTTGGAAGAG GAAGCAAGATGTAGACCTCATGCACATGCGTTATGCTCTAGAATCTATTGTTCTTGCTTTAGGAGCGATGGAAAGGAGTACATCTGATGAAATAGGGAATCATCAAGCTGTGCCATTATCCCATTTGAAGGACTTGCAGAGCCATTTGGATGCAATTAGTAATCTTCCTCGCAAG ATTTTTATGGTGAATGTGATTATTTCGCTATTGCATATGGATAATGTTTCTATTAACTTGATGCATTGTGGATCACCATGGAGTAATTCTAAATTATCCAGTGCTTGCTCTTTGGAAGATGATTATCCAACCAGAACTGAAGGGGCAAATAAAATGGTTATATCTTTCACTTCTTTGCTACTTGATATATTGTCTCGCAACATTCCGACATCAGAGATTGAATTAGAGAACACACTATCTGATAGTGTTAATACAGCCACTAGACAGGCACTCGAGTGGAGAATCTCAATCTCAAAGCGTTTCATTGAAGAGTGGGAATGGCGTTTGTCAATTTTACAGCATCTTCTACCATTATCTGAACGCCAATGGAGATGGAAGGAGGCTTTGACGGTTTTACGTGCAGCTCCATCTAAGCTACTTAACCT ATGCATGCAAAAAGCTAAGTTTGATATTGGAGAAGAAGCTGTTCATCGATTTTCATTATCTGCTGAAGACAAAGCTACCCTTGAGTTAGCCGAATGGGTAGATAGTGCCTGCAATAAA GAAGATGATGTGGTATCCCGTGTACATGATCTGGATTTTTCCTCTTTACGCTCCCAGTTGGGTCCCTTGGCTACC ATTCTTCTTTGCATTGATGTTGCTGCAACTTCTGCAAAGTCTGCCAAGATGTCGCAGCAGCTACTTGATCAG GCACAAACTATGCTATCTGAGATATATCCTGGAGGATCTGCCAAAGATGGATCCACTTATTGGGATCAGATCCTTGAAGTGGGAGTCATCTCTCTGTCACGGCGTCTTCTAAAGCGCTTACATGAGTTCTTGGAGCAG GACAACCCTCCAGCACTTCAGGCAATCTTATCTGGGGAAATTATTATCACTTCCCCGAAAGAGTCTCACCGGCAAGAGCAGAGGGAGCGTGCTCTTGCTCTGCTGCATCAGATGATTGAAGATGCTCATATGGACAAGCGACAGTTTCTCAGTG GTAAGCTTCATAACCTTGCAAGAGCTGTCGCTGATGAAGAAACTGAACCAAGTACTACTACTAGAGGTGAGGGACTGTATGCTGATCGGGGTGTTATTGCCACACACAGTGACAAGGACATTATACTTGGGCTTGGTTTAAGAGTTGCTAAACAAATACCTTTGAGTTCAAGTGGAGGAGAAACAGGCCAGCACTCTGCTGGTTATGATATTAAAGATTATGGGAAGAGGATATTTGCTCCCTTGACTGCCAAACCATGA